The Chlorobaculum sp. MV4-Y genome contains the following window.
ATGCACTGCGCGAGTTGCGTGGCGATCATCACCAAAAAACTTTCGGCGCTCGACGGCATCGCCAAAGCCGATGTCAATCTGGCTACCGAGAGGGCTCGCATTGAGTTCTCCGGAGAGCCGTTGAGCATTGAGGCGCTGAACGAACTGCTTGGCAAGTACGGCTTTTCACTGGTCGAGGACGCTCCGGCGAAAGCCGCCGCGCCGGAACCCGCCGCCGACCACCACGCCTCGAAAAAGCAGGAGAAGCTCGGCGAACTGCATCGGCAGAAGCGACAGGTCCAGATCGCGCTTCCGCTTGCACTGCTCTTTTTCGCGGTGATGCTGTGGCACAGCGCCGCTGCCGCCATTGCCGGATTCCCGCACTTCCCCATCGACATGGAGAGCTGGAACTCCATCGCGCTGCTCGTCGCGGCGTGGATACTCTTCAGTATCGGCAAGCCCTTCCTGCGCGGCGTCGTTTCGTTCATCCGCACCGGCGCGGCGAGCATGGACACGCTTATCGGCCTGGGCTCGCTGGTCGCCTGGAGCTACAGCGCTTTTTCCATTCTCTTTCCGACGCTACGAAACCGCCTCGGCCTGCCGCACGAGAGCTTTGCCGACGCAGCCATCGTGGTGATCGGCTTCGTGCTCTTCGGCAAATATCTCGAAGCCCGCTCGAAGCTGAAGACCGGCGAGGAGATCGAGAAGCTCATCGGCCTGCAGGCCAAATCGGCGATTGTGTATGACAACGGCGAGGAGATCGAGGTGCCGGTCGAGAAGGTGGTCAATGGCACGATGCTCCTCGTCAAGCCGGGCGCGAAAATTCCAGTCGATGGCGTGATTTTTTCAGGCAGTTCGTCGATTGACGAGTCGATGATTACCGGCGAACCGGTGCCGGTGGACAAGCGCGAAGGCGATACGGTGATCGGCGGCACCATCAACAAGCAAGGCTCGCTCATCTTCACGGCCACCGGCGTCGGCGCGGAGACGATGCTCGCCCGTATCATTTCGATGGTCGAGGATGCGCAAGGTTCGAAAGCCCCGGTGCAGAACCTCGCCGACAAGGTTGCCGCGGTCTTCGTGCCGACGGTGCTCATCATTGCCGTGCTGGTCTTTCTGCTCTGGCTCGGCGTCGGCACGCCCGCGCTCGGCTTCCGTAACGCCCTCGCCTACGCCATCATGGCGATGGTGGGGATTCTCGTCATCGCCTGCCCCTGCGCGCTGGGCCTGGCCACACCGACGGCGATCATCGTCGGCACCGGACTCGGAGCGCGGCACGGCATCCTCGTCCGCAACGCCGAGAGCCTCGAAAGCCTCAGCCGCGTCGATACGGTCGTGTTCGACAAAACCGGCACCATCACGCGCGGTGAGCCGTCGGTCACCTCCATCGAGCCGTTCGGCGAAGCGACCACGCCCGACGAACTGCTCGCGCTGGGGGCGGGCATCGAGCGGCACTCAGAGCACCCGCTCGCCCAGGCCATCGTCAACGCCGCGAAAGAGCGGAAGGTCGAGCCGGTGCAGGTAACGGAGTTCAAGGCGCTCGAAGGGGTCGGCGTCGATGCAAAAGTCGATGACGACACGGTGCGGGTGCGCAAGCCCGGCGACGGCGACAGGCAGCGGCCGGAGATCGCGCGGCTCCAGCAGGAGGGCAACACAGTGGTCGTCGTGGAGCGAAACGGCGAGGCGCTCGGCCTCGTCGCGCTCTCCGAGGCGCTGAAGCCTGAGGCGAAAGAGACGGTCGCCAACCTTCGGCGGATGGGCAAGCGCGTGGTGATGCTCACCGGCGACAACCGCCACGCCGCACAGTTCATTGCCCGGCAGGCGGGCATCGCGGAGGTGATCGCCGAGGTGCTGCCCTGCGATAAAGCCAACGCTATCAAGAAATTGCAGGTCGAAGGCCGCACGGTCGCCATGACGGGTGACGGCATCAATGACGCCCCGGCTCTTGCCCTCGCCGACGTCGGCATCGCCATGGCGACCGGCACCGACATCGCCATCGAATCGGCGGGCATTACGTTGCTCGGCGGCGACATCGGCAAGGTCGTGCAGGCCATCACGCTCTCAAAAAAAACGATGCGCGTCATCCGCCAGAACCTCTTCTGGGCCTTCATCTACAACGTGATCGGCATCCCGCTCGCCGCCGGAGCGCTCTATCCGTTCTTCGGGATATTTCTCAACCCGGTCTTCTCGGGCATCGCAATGGCCGGAAGCAGCGTCTCGGTCGTCACCAACTCGCTGCGCCTGAGAGCGGCAAAATTGGGGAAATAACCAATAAAAAGATCGGTCGGATCGGGCCGAACCGACCGATCAAAAAAAT
Protein-coding sequences here:
- a CDS encoding heavy metal translocating P-type ATPase; the protein is MTTRNYSVKGMHCASCVAIITKKLSALDGIAKADVNLATERARIEFSGEPLSIEALNELLGKYGFSLVEDAPAKAAAPEPAADHHASKKQEKLGELHRQKRQVQIALPLALLFFAVMLWHSAAAAIAGFPHFPIDMESWNSIALLVAAWILFSIGKPFLRGVVSFIRTGAASMDTLIGLGSLVAWSYSAFSILFPTLRNRLGLPHESFADAAIVVIGFVLFGKYLEARSKLKTGEEIEKLIGLQAKSAIVYDNGEEIEVPVEKVVNGTMLLVKPGAKIPVDGVIFSGSSSIDESMITGEPVPVDKREGDTVIGGTINKQGSLIFTATGVGAETMLARIISMVEDAQGSKAPVQNLADKVAAVFVPTVLIIAVLVFLLWLGVGTPALGFRNALAYAIMAMVGILVIACPCALGLATPTAIIVGTGLGARHGILVRNAESLESLSRVDTVVFDKTGTITRGEPSVTSIEPFGEATTPDELLALGAGIERHSEHPLAQAIVNAAKERKVEPVQVTEFKALEGVGVDAKVDDDTVRVRKPGDGDRQRPEIARLQQEGNTVVVVERNGEALGLVALSEALKPEAKETVANLRRMGKRVVMLTGDNRHAAQFIARQAGIAEVIAEVLPCDKANAIKKLQVEGRTVAMTGDGINDAPALALADVGIAMATGTDIAIESAGITLLGGDIGKVVQAITLSKKTMRVIRQNLFWAFIYNVIGIPLAAGALYPFFGIFLNPVFSGIAMAGSSVSVVTNSLRLRAAKLGK